In Lathyrus oleraceus cultivar Zhongwan6 chromosome 2, CAAS_Psat_ZW6_1.0, whole genome shotgun sequence, the DNA window TATCACCAATTTGTGAAAAAGGTGCCCGAGCTAATCTTTGAGTGGATAGGAAAAACGGGGTTGATATAATCTGTTATTTGAATTTATAAATTTAAAAGCTATCCACATATCAGCAATTTAGGCACCATTTTAGGATGCAGGATATTCCTCAAGTTAAGTATCCtgttttaaattttatttagttaaatttttttttatagTAATTAGTTTAAATTATCTTTTCAAACAGAATGTTTGCATCAAGATTGATCACAAAACATTACCCCAAGGGTTTCTTTTTGACTCATAGACTTTTTATCGGCAACCTTTTTTGTGATCTGTATGTCTCCAAAAATGTCATTGCTAGTACCACTCATCTTAACTTGGTTCAGTGGATAGAAGCTACAAATTCTTTGGGCTATAAACGGAGCCTGTTTGTTTATCATTTAAATTCTCATGGATGCTTCAGCATCTGTTTATTTGTTCTTTCCGATAATTAACTATTTCTGGTAAATAAACTGGGACTCAATGTATTCTAATTTCATAAGTTTGTGTTTCTTCTCACCTCTCGTAAGTATAATATAGGTTGCAAGTTGGTACATATGTCATAGAGTTGCTTCTCATAATATCTGATTTCTCTCCTCTCTGTACTCAAACAAGGTTGCCATTTTGCTTCTCACCGAAATCACTCCAAAAAGCATTGCGGTTCACAATGCCACAGAGGTGGCTCGGTTTGTGGTAAGTTTTAAATTTATTGTGAAGATAGAAATGTGCTGATTAAgtatttttgtttattttgtaCACCATGACATTTCTACTTTAACTTCATTTAGTAACAAATATTAATTCTAATGCTCTAGGTCAGGCCAGTGGCATGGCTTTCTCTGGTACTGTATCCCGTTGGAAGGATTGTTACCTTTCTTTCAATGGGGATGCTTAAATTGCTTGGCTTAAAAGGAAGTAGGTATGCTTAAAAGATAGCCACCGATTAATCTTCACTTCTTGTAAACTTGTTCATTGTTTTTACTTATTTACGTGTGTCGTGAAATCTGATTCTAATTTGTGATGTAAATCTCAGTCCCTTCATCATAGGGATGTCATTTTTTCTCTCTCACTGCACCGTGATAACTGCATTTTCTAAGGTTGTTTTTGTTTATAAGTGTGATAAAGAGATTAATTAAATGGAGTAATGAAGTTACTTAATTGATCACTAGGGTTTTGTATGTGGTAGCTGCTAGATAATTGTTGGCAATGGTTATTGGGTTTGTAATTTGACCAAATCACGTGATACAAGGGAGTGATTTTTTTTTCTGTATTTTTGAACCTTTGTTTGAAAGAGAAAGCATTGTTTGCCACCTTTGTGGTGTTATGCTCATAGGTTAAAGAGTGGATACACAACCTTTACTATTATAGAGAGTGTTCTGATATTTGTAAGATGTTTCACCGAGTGTTGATATTGAGGCAAACATTGGAAGCACATGAATCTTAAGTGTTACGGGAAAAAATACCACTCTCAAACTAAAGTGGAATATTAACTGCATTATCTATACCTACAATATTCAATATTGTATTGGACTGAAAGTTGAGCAATAGATAGTGTATAGAAAGAGTAAGTTCACTACATAGATGAGAATATTGGTAAACAGTGTTGTCAAATAGCCAACCATAAATTAGTGCACTGTAGTGCAGCAAAATTTGAACAAATAGGTATTGTTCTGTGATACACTATTTAGTACAAAGTGTTGTCAAAATATAGCGGCACTATAGCTTTGTAGTGTAGCGAAATTTAAACAAACCGCAATTTCCTGCGATCCAGAATCGACAACACCATGGATAAGTGATTAGAAAAGACTCGATAGTATTAGAAATGAAATTACTAGAAAGAAGATTGGGGTAAATTCTATTGTAGAAAAGTTAGCAGTTTCTTGTCTTAGGTGGTTTGAGCTTATGGATAGAAGAGTTGTAAAAGCAGCGATATAGAGGGTGGGCCAGATGTAGGATAGTCTGATGGTAAGCAGTAGAGCTAAACTAAGAAAACTAGTTGAGATGTGGATTTAAATAGTCTCATTAACACGATTCATATTGCCAACTCCACCTAGTGGAAACTCAAAAAAGGATTTTGTTGTATTTTGTATATATTGATAATACACGTCTAGGAAGTTGCATCCATTTGTTGAAGCAATTATCATTTCTTTTGATTGCGTTCAACGCTAAGCCAATATATTTTATTTCAGCGAGCCATATGTAACCGAAGAGGAGCTAAAACTGATGCTGAGGGGTGCAGAATTAAGTGGGGCAATAGAAGAGGAAGAACAGGTAATGTATATCGGGTTTAAATCTCGTTATATGATTGCATATTTGTTTTCAAATTTTCAGCCCTTTCTCTCCTTGGTAGAAATAAAATGTATTAATACTACCATTATAAAAGAATTGTCTCTACAATactttatttattatttttttatataaaatagGACTTGAAATTTCATGTGAagtttttttttttgtaataACATTTTAGTGTTATTCTTTACTACACTTGCAAAAGCCCTTTATCATTTCAGAGTGTTTAATCTGTTATCATATGTTTCTTTACTGACAAAGTGTCCTGAATATATATTATAGGATATGATTGAAAATGTGTTGGAGATAAAAGACACACATGTCAGAGAGGTTATGACACctcttgttgatgttgttgcaaTCGATGCAAGTTCAAGCCTTGTAGATTTTCATCACTTGTGGGTCACGCATCAATACTCAAGGTATTTAATTTTCTAATTCAAATTCAAAGTGATTATTTTTCCCAGTGCTAACTGTATCTTGACATGTTTCCTAGGGTACCCGTTTTTGAGCAACGTGTTGATAATATTATGGGTATAGCGTATGCGATGGATCTACTTGATTATGTTCAAAAGGTTGGAAGATTTTTACTACTATTATTGGTTACAAGTAATAAGTGCTTTACCAGTTACTCCAATCTAACAGTTTGCAGAATTATATTCTGTTTGATTTTGAAGGGCGAGACTCTAGAAAGTATTACAGTTGGAGATATGGCTCACAAGCCTGCATATTTTGTACCTGGTAACTTAACTTTATCTTAACACATTGAAATTGAATTGTTAAACTGGTTGAATTGTTTGAGCTAGGAACACATTTGTACCTGTTTAAACTTGATGCAGAATACTGAATGAATAGATTACTATTACCGCCTTTGCAGATTCAATGTCTGTTTGGAATCTTCTTAGAGAATTTCGAATCAGGAAGGTTCACATGGCTGTCGTTCTTAACGAGTATGGTGGAACTGTTGGGGTATGTGCTTGCCATACGTGAATACAACCATCTCAGATCAATTTGTTTGATATAGCATGAATCTTTCAGTTTGTGGTTCACATTACTATGTGATTACTggtaataatttgaaaaaataaataaattaaatagtGTCGGTGTCGGTTTCAGACACCGAACTAACACACATTTTTTCAGAAGTGTCGGTGCTACATATATGATAGTTTTTCCAATGATTTTTTGGCACATCCTTCTACATGCTTGCTGCATTTACTAAATCCTTTTTTAATAGTTAAATTGAGAAATGTTTACTTCTTGATCTGCCAATAATGTCTTAACAATTTTTACGAGATGATGGTTTTTAAATCAACGAGTCTTTATGGCTTACGTATCTTGCCATTTTACAGCTTGTAACTCTTGAAGATGTCGTTGAAGAAATTGTTGGTGAAATCTTTGATGAAAATGACTCAAAGGTAAATCTCATTATAAATACTTCTGCCTAATCTTTACATTTTCAAATTAATTTATTTACATATTACTGAAACAAGACCATGTAAAGAATCTTTTTGCATTCTTTTGCTGCAATTCTACAGGAAGAAATACAGAAAAAAACTGGTTACATCGTAATGCGAGCTGAGGGTGTGTTTGACGTCGATGCTAACACATCCATTGATCAACTCTCTGAAGATTTGACCATCAAGATGCCAGAGGTTCACCACATTATTTTTACGCACGCATTTTTTACATATTGAATTTCTACAAATTAACTATGCTTACTCCCCATATCGCAAAATCCGTTTAAGATTTGTGGGCCTCGTAACACGATAGTTACTTCTATTTTTTCAGGGTCACCAATATGAGACAGTATCTGGCTTTGTATGTGAAGCCTTTGGATATATTCCAAGGACAGGAGAGAGCATCAAGATAGTTCTTGAAAGGGACGATGAAGATGACGAAGATGATTCCAATGGTGATCACCAGGAACCGAAAGAGAAGAAACATATTTTCAAACTCGAGGTAATCACTTTGTTGCTATCAAATATTGTCCCTTACGGCAGTTTATTATTTATAAGAATTCAACACCTCTCCTTCTCATTGATGCAGGTACTAGCAGGAAATGCTAGAAAGGTGAGCGCTGTTCGGTTTGAAAGGCTTAATAATGGAGACGAAATGTTGGAGACGAAAGAAGTAACACGAATGTTCCCAAAAATTGTAAAAAGAAAATGGAACACTGGTGAGGAATCTGAAGATGACGCTGAATATGATGGATATGCATTTCCAAAGAGACGAGAGGAAGACATTTCTAATGAATATGTAGTTGATCAGGAAAATTCTCATAGAAATTAATAAGTTATTTTCacttcaattttttttatatgttCTCTCTAATTAGCAAGCTCTTGTGCCATTTTTGTATTGTATTAGATTGATAAACTTGAGATAAGTGTACAAAATGAGAACCAATGTTCttttgaaaaaaaagaaagaacCAGAATAGAACCTTTCGATGACAAAGAGGGTTCTATGCCAACACAAGTCTTTTTGAAGGCTTGAAAGTCCTAATAAAGATGTCATATTTTCTACATTAATTTATCTATCATGCTACACCTTTTCTCCaaggaagaaaaaaaatgaagatTTGGGTGAGAAAACTATTGAGAAAATTAGGGAGAGCTATGTTCATTTGAAAATAACATTAAGTTTATACAGGTAATTTTTTTTTGGTTCATTTGAATTTGGTTGATACATGTATCCTTTAGATATAATCTATTcaaaattttatattttaaaaataaattaacaCTGATTGATTGAATTTATACAAAAGGCACTTTTTAATACGAATTAAAAGGAATACATATGATATATTAAAGGGTTAAAAATAACTTTAGTATTTGTAAGCTTAAAAAAAAACACTTTACTATTtgtaaatatattattttttgaTTTACTTTATAAACTATATTTTTTGTTTTGAAGTTAGTAAAAATATCATTTATTTTGGTCTTTAGTCGGTGTATTTTGTTTAATTCCTGCAAAAATTTTCATATTAAATTATTCTGTAATATTacttttgttttttattttaaagggttaaaatcaaatttttatattaatatatttaattggagctaaaaaaaataaaaataaaaaaactatatatttgcaatgatcaaaaataaaaataatacaaACAATGGATTAATAAATTTACAGAATAATTGTAACAAATAAACAATCACATTTTCTACAAATGAATATTAAACACATATTGCAAACAAAATTACACATAGCTATTAATCATCCATGGCCACAGTAACAAGTCTTGCATGCTTGGTGACTTTCTCTCTCAGACATTCTGTCACTCTTGCTGCATCAACATCTTCTCCTTTAATCACCACTCTATCTTTTCCTTCTCTTTCAAAACTAACCGATGTAACACCTATTATACAAACATAATCCACAAATAATCACTTAATTAAACACTAATAATAATTAACACTAGTTCTTAACATCAAAGTTACAATCAAAACGTACCATCCGCAATGGTGCATATTGTTAATATTTTCCTCTTGTATTTTGCAGAGTGAAGTGGTATCTCAATCACAATCTTTTGCTGCACAATTTATAAGTCAAGTCAAGTTTTTAagagaaaaagaagaaagaagaacGATATTCAATGATATGCAATTGCACTTACCCTCATGATAATCTTCACCAAATGAAATTAGCTTAATTAAGTTATGATTAAGAGACTTGTTGAAGAAGAATTAACCATGATCCCATGCATATATAGTCGAAAAGACGTGTATGTATGTGTGACTTGTGGTATAGCTTAATAGTCAAATTGAAATAATTAACTTGTAAGGCAAACGTATGTATGAGATTAAGTTAAGTAATTCATGCATTAATTCAAAAAGCTAAGTTGGCGATCCACTTTTCATGGATTTAACACGGTTGACATATTGCATAGTGTCAAATAAAGAAAGAAAGTCAGCTGGTTATATGTGTTCAAAGTCAATATTAATGGAATGACGTGTATGAAAGGAATATGGTGATGTATATACATGTTTTTATGTTATTTGAATGACGTACTTATGAAAGGAATATGATGATTTATGAATGTAATATGGACACATCTCTTCAAATATActaatttaatttttatatattattgttttcaaaattaaatTGAAAGTTTATAGGTTAGGGAGCAGTCGGCGAAACAAACATTTTACATGAAAAAAACAAAGTCTACGTCATAAGAATGATGTATTTGAATTAGGTAGGGATTACCTACGGATTAATTACAAATTAGCTATAGTTTCTAGGTTTTTGTATAATATTCATGCTATTGACGAAATCTTCGTCActataaatttaattaatataaataaaattaaatagGGACACATGGCATCCATGTCAACATCTTTGACACACTGCCACTGTCACGTGTCATGCCACGTCGACTTCTGTTAACAGACGTTAGCAGGAGGAACCAAAAGTACACATGAAAAATATTAGGAGAACCCAGGGACGGAGTCAAAATTTTTGAGTTGTGGGGTCAAGAccattttataaataaatatattttaatttcATCTCAATCACTCGGAAGATATACTACCATTTTTTTTACCTTAAATCAGGATCATTACGAAGTTTTTTCAATTCAAactaaaaaaaaatcataaacaaCCCCAATTTAAAGCTTCCACGTTCATGTGTTTGAGGATTAAGAGTCTATGATTCCTCTATTgattttctttttaaaaaaattccATTGCTTATTatttaaaatgaaaaagaaatagCACAATTAAAATCATATTAAAAAACGGTTCATACTAGTACTATAAAATAGATATAAACACAATAATTTCAAAGATAAATACAATTTCAAGTTCAATGAGGTAACAAAatattttatcttttattataataataaaataaataataaattcataaagattaaaattttaaaaatacCTTTTAGAATATCAACAATGAAGAAGAAATCAATATAAAAGACACACTTTGTAGTAAGGGAAAGAAAAAGAGTGAGTGATTCATTTGTGCTTGAAAAAAGTCAAAAATAATTAATAGGAATGGAAAAATGAAGTTGATTacttattattttattaaaattatttatttgatttaatatATAACCATATTATTTATAACACTAAAtactaaataataataattatgttgaattgtaattccttgtgtcgaagcaggttgcttgataaaacaaggaagtgtcgaaccacctagtatgttgagttgtgttagtgtgtcaaagtgtcgaagcatgttgcttcacacatgatttcgacttatgcctattttagtagtgttatctattttgggcttttatagttttgggttttgccttgaggtccaagttaacctaaatttataaatagagggagtaacccttattcttgtaatgaagtgaatagagtattcataacattgtaattcacagtattttgcagttgcaaagtgaatatccacagtttgtggacaaaaagaaactctgcagaatttaattcttctctccttcatcgttctttactttctttcttttttcattgttattgtgtgggtgataacaatcttgttcgtcaagattgattgaaattctccataggtctttgggggatttccaacatctggtatcaagagctttggtttaatcgattcgtgggaagaaaatcaccatggcaacgaataATCCAAACATGCATTTCCAGCAAATCttccgattctcaagaacaacaattatgagaattggtgcaagcagataaaggttgtgttctgttatcaagatctttgggatcttgtgaatGAAGGAGTAGCAACGTTTGTAGAAGACacgacagatcaagaaaaggacgcacataaagaattgaagaagaaagattataaagctctctttataatccatcaatgtgttgatgcagataactttgaaaatgttagtgatgcagagtcagcgaaagaagcatgagAAATTCTGGAGAAGTCGTTTGGAGGCGCAGAGAAGTTGAAAGAGGTGAGTTACAAACTCACGAGAGAACGTATGAATTACTTCAGATGGatgacaatgaaagcataactgatttcttcaccaaggttacaAAATTGGTGAATCAGATTaaggtatatggagaagtgttgacatcagGATCTGTTGTTGGAAggatcttgaggtcgttggctccaaagttcgaccacgtggtagtagccatagaagagtcgaaggatttgtcaaaactgacaaaggaagagcttcaaggctcgcttgaatctcatgaacaaagaatgggtgaaagagctgcaggaaagtcgaagagtgatatggctttgcaggctcaatcaacaaaagaaagaaaaagcaaaggaagctggaattgcaacaaaggcagaggaggctacaataattcgactggtcgaaatcagtaagaaggaaactggtcgaaccagagaaaaccctagaaccaaggcaaccaaagaggtggtgttctaggtagaggaagaggtgatggtcaaaatccagacaagagtcacattcagtgttacaattgtcagaagtatgatcattattctagtgattgtccagaaaagcagaagaatcaagaaacttatgcaaagctggcgaaacatgaagaagaagagacattgctgatggttacaacaagggatgaagagagattcaaggaccaatggtacttggactcaggatgctcatcacacatgtctggaagaaaagattggtttgtcaacataaaaccctcaatgaagaacattgtgaaattttcaaatgacaacactctagcatctgaaggtgttgatgatgttttgatcatgaggaaagatggcaagaggtcagtaattttaaatgtgttgtacataccaggcatgaagagtaattttctCAGCATATGGCAGTTAGTCAAAAAGAACTACATAGTGTCGATTGAAGACAA includes these proteins:
- the LOC127117605 gene encoding uncharacterized protein LOC127117605, with protein sequence MRQKIVIEIPLHSAKYKRKILTICTIADGVTSVSFEREGKDRVVIKGEDVDAARVTECLREKVTKHARLVTVAMDD
- the LOC127117604 gene encoding putative DUF21 domain-containing protein At3g13070, chloroplastic yields the protein MVFESSVLGHHVFCSGSKLLYPVHENRTKRIPMKVLGTNSRYLFPIVSNCVGPFSSTSFHGSSYGNNVKLVGGASLKMNCLGSSSNSDCLKEKNVVSNSDANLKFIDEFLVKRGIVLAAAVCGVLVFGCPQVFAAEGVVKAGYGVIGKSILLLKSTWPTVLQVLRLFKEQGLLLALLLGLSAFFSLAETSITTLWPWKVRELAEKETENGVFRLLRSDVTRFLTTILIGTTVVNIAATALVTEAATAAFGEAGVSAATGVMTVAILLLTEITPKSIAVHNATEVARFVVRPVAWLSLVLYPVGRIVTFLSMGMLKLLGLKGSSEPYVTEEELKLMLRGAELSGAIEEEEQDMIENVLEIKDTHVREVMTPLVDVVAIDASSSLVDFHHLWVTHQYSRVPVFEQRVDNIMGIAYAMDLLDYVQKGETLESITVGDMAHKPAYFVPDSMSVWNLLREFRIRKVHMAVVLNEYGGTVGLVTLEDVVEEIVGEIFDENDSKEEIQKKTGYIVMRAEGVFDVDANTSIDQLSEDLTIKMPEGHQYETVSGFVCEAFGYIPRTGESIKIVLERDDEDDEDDSNGDHQEPKEKKHIFKLEVLAGNARKVSAVRFERLNNGDEMLETKEVTRMFPKIVKRKWNTGEESEDDAEYDGYAFPKRREEDISNEYVVDQENSHRN